In a genomic window of Desulfobacterales bacterium:
- the sppA gene encoding signal peptide peptidase SppA produces MKKPPGIIRRILGSFWNGVSVLRRFVGNMLFLLLIIILIAIFFFDGGEEVPDGAALILTPEGDIVEQKTETVMSSVLFGEAAKKETLLKDIIDVIDYAKDDDRIAVMVLDLRKMAGSGISKLQDIGAALERFKSGGKQIYAFGDFFNQQQYLLATHADRLYLNPMGSVFLQGFGLYRMYFKSALEKLKIQFHAFRVGTYKTALEPFLRDDMSDYAKEANLAWLDILWNDYKRVVAEQRGLEPQNIDVFINNYPAHLAKAGGDAAAAALNLGLVDELITRDQLREELIDIVGRDQDGLTFKQISFDEYFSHVRPVLTQDHPIKDKVGIVVASGIILDGEQPTGRIGGDTIADLLIRARNDDQIKAVVLRVDSGGGSATASEVISREIQLTRDSGKPVFVSMGSVAASGGYWIAAQADQIWATPTTITGSIGIFGAFPTFEKSLKSLGITSDGVGTTQLSDAFIPSRPLNDLIAQSMNQMIEQGYRRFIQRVAEGRNMELEAVEKIAQGRVWAGTTAKDLGLVDQLGNLQDTIQAAAAQADLKDYGITYITQPLTTREQLIKKLNRFILTVFNFTQSTDHPVQKLYERVVDNEIGHLLLDDDPAGLYAFCLNCIDP; encoded by the coding sequence ATGAAAAAACCACCCGGAATTATCCGTCGAATTTTAGGTTCCTTCTGGAACGGTGTCTCGGTTCTGCGCCGCTTTGTCGGCAATATGCTATTTCTTTTGCTGATCATCATTTTAATTGCCATATTCTTCTTCGATGGCGGAGAAGAAGTGCCCGATGGCGCTGCTTTGATCTTAACCCCGGAAGGCGATATCGTTGAACAAAAAACTGAAACTGTGATGTCCAGTGTCTTATTTGGTGAAGCTGCAAAAAAAGAGACGCTCTTGAAGGACATTATCGATGTAATCGATTATGCAAAAGATGATGACCGCATAGCGGTGATGGTGCTGGATCTAAGGAAAATGGCCGGTTCCGGCATTAGCAAGCTGCAAGACATTGGGGCCGCTCTCGAGCGCTTTAAAAGTGGCGGCAAGCAAATTTATGCTTTTGGTGATTTCTTCAATCAGCAACAGTACCTTCTGGCAACCCATGCGGACCGACTTTATTTGAACCCGATGGGCTCAGTTTTTTTGCAAGGCTTTGGTCTTTATCGTATGTACTTCAAGTCGGCGCTGGAAAAGCTTAAAATACAGTTTCATGCCTTTCGTGTTGGTACTTATAAAACAGCCCTGGAGCCTTTTTTACGCGATGACATGTCTGATTATGCCAAAGAGGCCAACCTGGCGTGGCTCGACATCCTCTGGAACGATTACAAACGTGTTGTTGCCGAACAGCGGGGGCTAGAACCACAAAATATTGACGTCTTTATCAATAATTATCCCGCTCATCTGGCAAAAGCCGGTGGCGATGCTGCCGCAGCAGCTTTAAATCTTGGTCTGGTGGATGAGTTGATAACCCGTGACCAGCTGCGCGAGGAGCTTATCGACATCGTCGGTCGGGATCAAGACGGACTGACCTTTAAACAGATCTCATTTGATGAGTATTTTAGCCACGTTCGCCCTGTGCTGACGCAAGACCACCCGATCAAAGACAAAGTCGGCATTGTTGTGGCCAGTGGCATCATCCTGGATGGTGAACAGCCGACCGGCCGAATTGGCGGTGACACCATCGCGGATTTGCTGATCCGGGCGCGTAATGATGACCAGATAAAGGCAGTGGTGTTACGGGTGGATAGTGGCGGCGGCAGTGCGACCGCCTCTGAAGTTATCAGCAGGGAAATCCAGCTTACCCGCGACAGCGGCAAACCCGTTTTTGTGTCCATGGGATCGGTGGCCGCTTCGGGTGGATATTGGATTGCTGCCCAGGCCGATCAAATCTGGGCCACACCAACGACCATTACCGGATCGATCGGGATATTCGGCGCCTTCCCTACGTTTGAAAAGAGTCTCAAATCCCTCGGCATTACCAGCGATGGTGTTGGTACGACCCAACTATCAGATGCATTTATTCCCAGCCGACCGCTCAATGATCTGATCGCCCAATCAATGAACCAGATGATCGAACAGGGCTATCGGCGTTTCATCCAGCGGGTTGCCGAAGGCCGCAATATGGAACTCGAGGCGGTCGAGAAAATTGCCCAGGGTCGTGTCTGGGCCGGAACGACGGCCAAAGATCTGGGACTGGTCGATCAACTGGGCAACTTGCAGGATACCATTCAGGCGGCTGCTGCACAGGCAGATTTAAAAGATTATGGCATTACTTACATCACACAACCGTTAACAACCAGGGAGCAGCTGATCAAAAAGCTTAATCGGTTCATTTTGACCGTATTCAATTTTACCCAGTCGACAGATCATCCAGTACAAAAATTATATGAGAGGGTGGTTGATAACGAAATCGGTCATCTTTTGCTGGACGACGATCCGGCCGGATTATACGCATTCTGCTTAAATTGTATCGATCCTTGA
- the flgM gene encoding flagellar biosynthesis anti-sigma factor FlgM, protein MEITPKDSVNIESYVNQVQDKDKVDAASEQQQQQQTKADTVALSNAAKDIQEAQKQLEAIPDVREDKVAQLKEQIENGTYEIDEEKIADKMLKDVLFNDLA, encoded by the coding sequence ATGGAAATTACCCCCAAAGACTCTGTTAACATTGAATCGTATGTGAATCAGGTACAGGATAAGGATAAGGTCGACGCCGCATCGGAGCAGCAGCAACAACAGCAAACCAAGGCAGATACGGTCGCGCTTTCAAACGCGGCTAAAGATATCCAGGAGGCCCAGAAACAGTTGGAAGCGATACCGGATGTCCGAGAGGACAAAGTTGCTCAGCTTAAAGAACAAATCGAAAATGGGACCTACGAGATTGATGAAGAAAAAATAGCCGATAAAATGCTAAAAGATGTGCTGTTTAACGATTTGGCTTGA
- a CDS encoding PilZ domain-containing protein translates to MANDRRKNPRYQVQDNAYAVFKSEPTKLIPIIDISLGGLAVCVNAINMHADGFSDASKLEILTDDCHFYMDKLPYQLILPQRNFPHSTAGSFQHIYAVQFIDLVSSQRNQLKHFIRNHTRGGMTPKFLHKFNQHLHQLIGKKDIADACRNLWLQRPSG, encoded by the coding sequence ATGGCAAATGACAGAAGAAAGAATCCGCGCTATCAGGTGCAGGATAACGCTTATGCGGTTTTCAAATCCGAACCCACGAAGCTGATACCCATTATTGATATTAGCCTTGGAGGGCTGGCGGTCTGTGTGAATGCCATCAATATGCATGCGGATGGATTCAGCGATGCGTCGAAATTAGAGATTTTAACAGATGATTGTCATTTCTACATGGATAAATTGCCGTATCAGCTCATTTTGCCCCAGCGGAACTTTCCACACAGCACCGCCGGTTCATTTCAACACATTTATGCTGTTCAATTCATTGATTTGGTGTCCAGTCAGCGAAATCAGTTGAAACATTTTATTCGCAACCATACCCGCGGCGGAATGACGCCGAAATTCCTGCATAAATTCAATCAGCACCTGCACCAACTGATCGGCAAAAAGGATATTGCCGATGCGTGCCGCAATCTCTGGCTTCAAAGACCGAGTGGATGA
- a CDS encoding Hsp20/alpha crystallin family protein yields MMSLVRWNPWREMSTLQHRVNHLFNEPFFRSDSENDELRMGSWYPAVDMFDDGETIVIKAELPGMDKKDISVDIEDRVLTLSGERNHDNEVKEENYYRRERVYGTFKRTFNLPADVDSDQIKADFKDGVLKVEIPKPEEKKPKQITVH; encoded by the coding sequence ATGATGAGCTTAGTCAGATGGAACCCTTGGAGAGAGATGTCAACTTTACAGCATCGCGTAAACCACTTATTTAACGAACCGTTTTTCAGAAGCGACAGCGAAAATGATGAACTGCGCATGGGGTCCTGGTATCCGGCAGTGGATATGTTCGATGATGGCGAAACCATTGTCATCAAAGCCGAACTACCCGGTATGGATAAAAAGGATATATCGGTTGATATCGAAGATCGGGTTTTAACCCTCAGCGGCGAGCGCAACCATGACAATGAGGTTAAGGAAGAGAATTATTATCGTCGCGAAAGAGTCTACGGCACTTTCAAACGGACTTTTAATCTACCGGCCGATGTGGATTCAGATCAAATTAAGGCGGACTTTAAAGACGGTGTCTTAAAAGTTGAAATTCCAAAACCCGAGGAAAAAAAGCCCAAACAAATTACGGTTCATTAA
- a CDS encoding heparan-alpha-glucosaminide N-acetyltransferase domain-containing protein: MTESLNLTPTAYPGSRIAAIDIMRGFVMVLMAMDHASHAFNAGRYTQDSYLWYSAGTQIPTIQFFVRWVTHICAPAFLFLAGFVLALSVARRQARGDAEHAIDGDMIKRGIFILLLDPLWMSFGFGGNITLQVLYAIGGSFCLMVPLRRMGLRSLLVVGLGLCFLGEGFAGLTRWAGNDQILDLIAAFLITGGAVTKGIYVLYPLLPWLAYMLLGWVCGRYLFGEKGVNPIHFFAKAGLISLILFVIVRGFNQYGNMLLYRYDHSIPQWLHVSKYPPSLSFASLELGLMFLMLAFLFAVYRNKKPSAANPLQVFGRTPLLFYILHVHLLAGAAWALNLYRAGGLLETGLATLAVLAVLYPLCCFYDRFKRAHQTSLLRYV, translated from the coding sequence ATGACTGAATCTTTGAACCTAACACCAACAGCTTACCCTGGCTCTCGTATTGCGGCCATCGATATCATGCGCGGCTTTGTCATGGTGCTCATGGCGATGGACCACGCGTCGCATGCCTTCAACGCCGGGCGCTATACTCAAGATTCCTACCTGTGGTATTCGGCCGGCACGCAGATCCCGACAATTCAGTTTTTTGTCCGCTGGGTGACGCATATCTGTGCACCCGCATTTTTGTTTCTGGCCGGTTTTGTGTTGGCACTGAGTGTTGCCAGACGACAGGCCCGCGGTGATGCAGAGCACGCCATTGACGGCGATATGATCAAACGCGGAATTTTCATCTTGCTGTTGGACCCGCTCTGGATGAGCTTTGGTTTTGGCGGAAATATCACCCTGCAGGTGCTCTATGCCATTGGGGGCAGTTTTTGTTTGATGGTGCCCTTGCGCAGGATGGGTCTGCGCAGCCTGCTGGTTGTGGGGTTGGGACTTTGTTTTCTGGGTGAAGGGTTTGCAGGGCTGACGCGGTGGGCCGGTAACGATCAAATACTGGATCTGATTGCCGCCTTTCTCATTACCGGCGGGGCAGTGACAAAAGGCATCTATGTTCTTTATCCGCTATTGCCCTGGCTGGCTTACATGCTGCTGGGCTGGGTCTGCGGACGATATCTGTTCGGAGAAAAGGGTGTTAACCCGATTCATTTTTTCGCAAAGGCCGGCCTCATTTCCCTCATCCTGTTTGTTATCGTTCGCGGCTTCAATCAATACGGCAACATGCTGTTGTACCGCTATGACCATTCCATACCGCAGTGGCTGCATGTAAGCAAATACCCGCCCAGCCTTTCCTTTGCCTCCCTTGAATTAGGCCTCATGTTCCTGATGTTGGCTTTTCTGTTTGCTGTGTATAGGAATAAAAAACCATCAGCGGCCAATCCGCTGCAGGTGTTCGGCCGCACACCGCTTTTATTTTACATTCTGCATGTTCATTTATTGGCAGGGGCGGCCTGGGCACTGAATTTATACCGGGCCGGCGGGCTGCTCGAAACCGGTCTGGCGACGCTGGCCGTTTTAGCGGTGCTTTATCCGCTTTGTTGCTTTTACGACCGTTTCAAGCGCGCCCACCAGACAAGCCTTTTGCGCTATGTGTGA